The following proteins are co-located in the Sporolactobacillus pectinivorans genome:
- a CDS encoding MBL fold metallo-hydrolase — MIDIEPLASGSSGNAYKITDGHTLLLLEAGISYKEIQLGFHFHMSQVAGCLVTHEHGDHSKAIKDVIRKGAINVYASQGTFTKLGIAGHHVKPVRSREQFQLGTWTILPFDVEHDVSEPLGYLLADQDGDKLLFATDTYYIKYRFPRLTHIMIECNYALDILDQNILDGRIPQVMRKRLLRSHFSLSNVKDFLKANDLSQVREIWLLHLSNNNSDAARFRREIAELTGKPVYIA, encoded by the coding sequence ATGATCGACATTGAGCCACTGGCGTCCGGGTCATCAGGCAATGCCTACAAGATTACAGACGGACATACACTTCTCCTTCTGGAGGCAGGAATCAGTTACAAAGAGATTCAACTTGGGTTTCATTTTCATATGTCACAGGTTGCCGGGTGCCTGGTCACACACGAGCACGGCGATCATTCGAAGGCGATAAAAGACGTAATCAGAAAAGGAGCGATCAATGTTTATGCAAGCCAAGGCACGTTTACCAAACTCGGCATTGCCGGGCATCATGTAAAACCTGTGCGGTCACGTGAGCAGTTTCAGCTCGGAACATGGACAATCCTTCCGTTCGACGTCGAACATGACGTGAGCGAGCCGCTTGGCTATCTACTTGCTGATCAGGATGGGGACAAACTGCTATTCGCAACGGACACGTACTACATCAAATACAGGTTTCCGAGATTGACGCACATTATGATTGAGTGCAATTATGCGCTCGATATCCTGGACCAGAACATTCTGGATGGACGAATACCGCAAGTGATGCGTAAGCGACTGCTCCGATCCCATTTTTCTCTGTCAAATGTAAAAGATTTTTTGAAAGCCAATGACTTGTCACAAGTCAGAGAGATTTGGCTCTTACATTTAAGCAATAACAATTCAGACGCTGCGCGTTTTAGACGAGAGATCGCGGAGCTGACTGGTAAGCCGGTATATATCGCTTAA